In Lolium rigidum isolate FL_2022 chromosome 7, APGP_CSIRO_Lrig_0.1, whole genome shotgun sequence, the DNA window ATCAAAGACACCTTCGCGCCGCCGTTCGTCGGGACCAAGTTCGCCATGTACCCTGCCTGCCCGCGGCCGGACCTCGTGTGGGGCCTCCGCGCCCATACCGACGCCGGCGGCATCATCCTGCTCCTGCAGGACGACGTCGTCGGCGGGCTCGAGTTCTTCAGGGGCGACCGGGAGTGGGTTCCCGTGGGACCCACCAAGGGCAGCAGGATCTTCGTCAACATCGGGGACCAGGTGGAGGTGATGAGCGGCGGAGTCTACAGAAGCGTGTTGCAccgcgtcgccgccggccgcgAGGGCCGCCGGCTATCCGTGGCAACGTTCTACAACCCTGGGATGGACGCCGTTGTGGCGGCGCCGGTCACGGCCGTGCAGCTGTACCCCGGGGCGTACAGGTTCGGCGACTACCTCGACTACTACCAGGGCACCAAGTTTACCGACAAGGCGGCGAGGTTTCAGGCCGTCAAGGAGCTGTTCGGTTAACGGGCCCTGTACGATTGACTATTTGTTGTGCGCGCTGGAGATTTCATTTGCGTGTGCGATTGGTACCGTGGTATTGTGTTATTTTGGGGATTTGCTGCTTTCTTTTATGAGCTGTGCAATTACTCTTGAATTTTTGTCAAAAGAGAGCACCTGCCCCAATTCATTGATAAAAAGGACCATCTCTGAATCAAAttggcaaaaaagac includes these proteins:
- the LOC124669488 gene encoding 1-aminocyclopropane-1-carboxylate oxidase 1-like, encoding MEIPVIDLEGLNGDAAERTQTMARLHQACKDWGFFWVDSHGVDAALMEDVKRFVYGHYDDQLEDKFYASGLAKDLQEAVEPDHEDSNKPVSDQVDWESAYFIRHHPNNNVADFPEILPPTREVLDTYIAQMVSLAERLAECMSLNLGLDCARIKDTFAPPFVGTKFAMYPACPRPDLVWGLRAHTDAGGIILLLQDDVVGGLEFFRGDREWVPVGPTKGSRIFVNIGDQVEVMSGGVYRSVLHRVAAGREGRRLSVATFYNPGMDAVVAAPVTAVQLYPGAYRFGDYLDYYQGTKFTDKAARFQAVKELFG